AGCCTTTCGCCGCGGACGGGGGCCTTGCAAGCGGCCGGCGGATGGATAAAATGGGCCGGCCATTCCGGTCGACGCGAGAGAGGACCGATGCCGGCCAACCTGACACCGGATTATCTGCACGCCGAGAAGGCCTTCCGCCAGGCCAAGACGGCGCCCGAGAAGATTGCGGCCCTCGAAGAGATGCTCGCGACGATTCCGAAGCACAAAGGCACGGAGAAGATGCAGGCGGACATCAAGCACCGGATCGCCAAGGTGCGGGCGGCGGCGACCCAGGCGCGGGGCAAGGGCGGCGGCGTTGACGTCTTTTTCGTCGAGAAACAGGGGGCGGGACAGGTGGCCCTCGTCGGCACGCCGAACGTCGGCAAGAGTTCCCTGGTGGCCGCCGTCAGCCACGCCAAGGTGAAAGTGGCCCCGTATCCGTACGCGACGCACGCGCCCGTACCGGGGATGATGTCGTTCGAGGACATTCAGATTCAACTCGTGGACCTTCCGCCCGTCTCGGCGGAAGGACTTGTGTCGGGGATGACGGGGACCCTGCGAAACGCCGACATCCTGATGATCTGCCTGGACCTTTCGGCGGGCGATGTGCTGGAACAGGTGGAGGTGTGCCTGAGGGTCCTGGAGGCGAAGGGTCTCGTGCGGGAAGGGCAGAAGGGGCCCGAGGGGGCGGTTGCGAAGCGGACGATCTTCGTGGGGACGAAAGCGGACGCCCCCGGGGCGAAGGACAATCTGGAGGCGCTGCGGGGATTGCGGACAGACCTGGAGCCGTTCGTCGCGACGAGTGCCGAAACCCGCGAAGGTCTCGAGGACCTGGGAAAGCGGCTCTTCGCGATGCTGGACGTGGTGCGGGTGTATAGCAAGGAGCCGGGTAAGCCGGCCGACCTCGATCAGCCGTTCATCGTCCCGCGCGGCAGCACGGTGATGGATTTGGCGGAAGCGATTCACCGGGAACTGGCGCAGCACCTGAAGCGGGCCCGAATCTGGGGGGGAGGGAAGTACGACGGCCAGGCGGTCCAGCGGGACCACGTCCTGGCGGACAAGGACGTGATTGAACTGCACGTATGAGAGCCTGTCGGGCGGGGCGGCTTTGAACTTGCGGGCCTGCGGGCGGGGGGGTAAACTGGCCAAGGGCGAAAGACGGAATCGGGCTTTCCACCAGGCAGACCGCAACGTGCATACCGAAGCGGACGGGAGCCTGACGCGTGCGGCACAAGCGCTATGCCGACCCGCGGGCCAGGACATCGCTTCTGCAAAGAGCCGGGGCCGGGCTGCTGGAGGACTTGGGCATGGAGTGAGGAAGCCATGATCGGAACGCGCAAACAGATCGGCGAGATCCTGAAAGAGTTGGGGCTCGTCACCGACAAGCAGATCAAGGAAGCGCTGGAGCGTCAGGGCCGAGGCGGCCGGCGCCTGGGCGAACTGCTCATCGCCATGGGCGCGTGCACCGAGGTGGACGTGACGAAGGCGCTGGCGATGCAGTTCGACATGGAGTACGTGGAACTGGACATCGGGACGATCAACCCCCAGGTGATGGAGATGATGCCGGAGGAGATGATGCGGGAGTACCAGATCCTCCCGCTGGCGTACGAGGACGGTCGGCTGAAGGTGGCGATCACGGACCCGCTGGACCTGGAGTCGGTGGACGCGATCCGTTTCCGGCTGAATCTGGACGTGGACTGCGTCCTGGCGCCGCGGGAACAGGTGAGCCAGATCATTTCGAGTTACACGGAGCGGACGGAATCCGAGTCGGTGGACTCGATGCTGCAGGAGTTCACAGCGTCGGACGTTCAATACGAGGAGCGGACCGGCGACAGCGGAGAACCGCATGCCGAATCGGCGCCGATCATCCGGCTGGTGCAGTTGATGATCACGGAGGCGGTGCGGATGCGGGCGAGCGACATCCACATCGAGCCCCTCCAGCATCGCCTGCGGATCCGGTATCGGGTCGACGGCGTCTGCCTGGAGCGGGACGCGCCGCCGAAACGCCTCCAGGGGGCGATTACGACCCGCGTGAAATTGATGGCGGGGATGCAGATCGAGGAGAAACGCCTGCCGCAGGACGGTCGTATCCGCATGCGCCTGGACGGCGAGGACCTGGACTTCCGCGTCTCGACCCTGCCGGGGTACCACGGGGAGAGCGTCGTCCTGCGAATCCTGAGGCGGGAATCCATCAAACTGGGTCTGGACGCGCTGGGCTTCCTGCCGGACGAGTTTGAACTGTTTGAGAAGTTGATCGCCCGGCCCAACGGGATCTTCCTGGTGACGGGTCCGACCGGGTCGGGCAAGACGACCACGCTGTACGCGGCCCTGAACAAGTTGAACACGCCCGACCGCAAGATCATCACGGCCGAGGACCCGGTCGAATACCACATGACGGGGATCAACCAGGTGCAGGTGAACGAGCAGATCGGCCTGACGTGGCAATCGATCATCCGGGCGATGATGCGTCAGGCGCCGAACATCATCCTGGTGGGCGAGATCCGCGATTTGCAGACGGCAGAGATGGCTGTGCAGGCCTCGCTGACGGGACACTTGGTATTCAGTACACTTCATACGAACGACGCGCCCAGTGCCATCACGCGACTGATTGATATGGGAGTCAAGCCGTTCCTCGTCGCCAGTTCCGTCCAAGCCATCATGGCGCAGCGCCTCGTGCGGATCCTCTGTCCGGAATGCAAGGAACCGGACGACCAGGTGGACCTGGCGACGCTGCGCGGCTTGGGCATGACGGAAGAGCAACTGGCGCAGGCGACGTTCTACCGGCCAGTGGGATGCCCGAAATGCCACGGCATGGGCTACCGGGGTCGGCTGGGTATCTTCGAGTTGATGGTCATGAGCACGGAATTGAAGGAAATGGCGTTTCAGAGGCGTCCGCTGAACGAAATCCGGCGGGCGTCGCGGTCCCTGGGCATGCGGACCCTGCTGGAGGACGGCCTGATCAAGATGGTGCGGGGTATGACGACGTTGGACGAGGTTCTGGCCCGAGCCCAACGTGAGGTCGCTCAGGTGCAATAAGGGCCGGTGGGCGGCCGGGGCGGTTGCCGCAAGGGCGGCCTCGGCGCTACAATTAAGGCGGGATGTAGAAAGGAGTTAGCCGAACCGTGGGCACGGAAAGCGCCGCAAGCATTCAGATCGACAAACTGCTCCAGTTTGTCGTGTCGAAGAATGCGTCCGACCTGCACCTGCACGTGGGCCAGCCGCCGGTGGTGCGGCTGCACGGCCGGCTGAAGCGGCTGCAGACGAAAGTGCTCGAGCCGGAAGACACGGTCGGTCTGATGCGGAGCATCACGCCGGACCGGTATCAGCAGGAACTGGAGGAGGTGGGGTCGGCGGACTACGGCTTTTCGTATCAGGATAAGGCGCGGTTCCGCGTGGCGGTGTTCAGGCAGAAAGGCTGCGTGGGGATGACGTTGCGGTTGATTCCGACCCGGTTGATGACGCTTTCGGAAATCGGCCTGCCTCCGATCGTGGAGTCGCTGCTCGGGAAGACGCGCGGGCTGTTTCTGGTGACGGGCCCGACGGGGTCGGGCAAGACGACGACGCTCGCCTCGATGATCAACTACATCAACGAGACTTTCGATCGCCACATCATCACCGTCGAAGAGCCGATCGAGTACTATCACGACCATAAGAAGTCGATCGTGAACCAGCGCGAATTGAATACCGACGTGCCGACGTACGAGGAGGCGATCCGCCGGGCGCTGCGCGCGGACCCGGATGTGATCCTCGTCGGTGAGATGCGCGACATCCAGACGATGGAGGCGGCCATTCGAGCGGCCGAAACGGGACACCTCGTGTTCTCGACGCTGCACACGACGGGCGCCGCGGGGACGGTGAACCGGATTGTCGATGCGTTCCCGGTGGCGCAAAAAGAGATGATCCGGGTCCAGTTGGCGGGCTCGCTGATGGCCGTGATCTCGCAGACCCTGATCCCGCGGATCGACATGCCGGGACGGATTGCGGCGTACGAGTTCCTTATGATTACCCCTGCGGCGCAGAACCTGATCCGGAAGAACGAGACATTTCGTCTGGAGTCGGTGATTCAGACGGGTCGCAAATGGGGCATGCAGTTGCTGGACGACGCCCTGTGGGATCTGTATTCACGCGGGATCATTGCGCCGGAGGAGATGCTGGAGCGGGCGCAGCGGCCCGAGGAACTGGAACAGAAACTGGACCAGACGGCGGAGGGCCGCGAGGTCCTGAAGCGGATCGGCGGGCCGTTCGACGCCGAAGAACTGCGGGAGGCTCATCGACCGGGGCAGGAATGATGGGCGCCTGACGGGCGGAGAGGAAGACTTGTGAGCGGGACACCGAAAGCAGAAAGGGACACGGGCCGGCCGACGGAACCCCCGAAGCAGCGCCCTGAGGGGACCGCAGGGCGTGCGGCGGATATCGCCGCGGAGGCGATGCTGAGACAGAAGCCTCTCGGCGCCATCCTCCTGGAAATGGGCAAGGTCCGGAAGGAGCAGTTGGCCGAGGCCCTCGAGATCCGCAAGAAGCGCGGCGGGGCTATCGGTGCTGTGCTGGTGGACCAGGGCTACTGTGAGGCGGCGGACATTTCGGCGGCCCTGGCGATCCAGGCGGGCATGCGCCGCGTGGACTTGGACGCACTGGAAATCCCGCCGGAAGTCATCGACAAGATGGACGCCATGACGGCCCGCAGTTACAGCGTCGTGCCGATCGAGTTTGAGGCGGGTCGGCTGACGGTCGCGATGGCGGACCCGACAAACTTCCGGGCGATGGACGAACTGCACATGCTCCTGGACTACGACATCACCGGTGCGCTGGCTGAACCGTCGGCTCTCGTGCGGGCGCTGGACAAGTACTACGCGCAGGCGGAGTCGGTGGAGTCGGTCATCAGCGAACTCGGGAGCACGGTGCAGTGGTTGCCCGAGGGCGACGAGGCCTTCGACCTGGAAGACATCCGGGCGATGAGCGAAAGCCAGCCGGTCAAGAAATTGCTGAACCTGGTGCTGCTCCAGGCGATCCGCGACAAGGCGTCGGACATCCACTTCGAACCGTTCGAAGACGAATTTAAGATGCGCTACCGGATTGACGGCGTGCTGTACGAGATGGTGCCGCCGCCGAGGCACATCGCGCTCGCCGTCGCCAGCCGCATCAAGGTCATGGCGAACCTGGACATCGCCGAACGCCGGCTGCCGCAGGACGGCCGCATCGAGTTGACGGTCGGCGCGAAACCCGTGGATCTGCGAGTCTCGGTCTTGCCGACCATGTTCGGCGAAAGCGTCGTGATGCGCGTCCTGGACCGGACTCAGGTCGAACTGGACATGACCAAACTGGGCCTCCGGCTGGACGAGCAGCAGGTCATCGACGAACTGATTCATCTGCCGAACGGCATCGTCATCGTGACCGGCCCGACGGGGTGCGGGAAGACGACCACGCTGTATTCGGCGCTGTCGACGATCAACAGGGTGGAGACGAAGATCATTACGACGGAGGACCCGGTCGAGTACGACATCGAGGGGCTCATCCAGGTACAGATCAACCCGGACATCGAACTGACGTTCGCGCGATGCCTGCGGCACATTCTGCGGCAGGACCCGGATGTGATCCTGGTGGGCGAGGTCCGCGACATGGAGACGGCCGAGATCGCGATCCACGCGTCGCTCACCGGGCATCTGGTGTTCTCGACGCTGCACACGAACGACGCGCCCACGGCCATCACGCGTCTCCTGGACCTCGGCCTGGAGCCGTACCTCGTGACCTCGACGCTCGAAGCCGTCGTCGCCCAGCGCCTGGTCCGCAAGGTGTGCGTCCATTGCCGTTCGGAGTTCGAGCCGACCGAGGACATGCTGTGGGAACTTTCGCTGACGCCGGAGGAAGTCCGCGGCCGGACGTTTTACTTCGGCAAGGGGTGCGAGCAGTGCAACAACACGGGATACCGCGGCCGAATAGGTATCTTTGAGATTATGAGGATGGACGACGCGCTGCGGGACTTGATCCTGAAGCAGGCCTCGACGAACACGGTGCGGGAAGAGGCGAGGAAGCGCGGCATGCGGAACCTGCGCGACAGCGGGCTGCTGGCCGTTTTCGACGGCGTGACGACGATCGAAGAGGTGGTGAAAGCCACCGCGGTCGAGCAATAGCGGTATAGGAGACGCGCGATGCCAGTGTTCCAATATGAGGCGATGGACGCGACCGGAAAGGAAGTCCGCGCGGAGATCGACGCGGCGAGCCAGGAAGAAGCAATCTCGAGGATTCGTGGGCAGGGCCAGTTTCCCACCCACATCCGGCTGAAAGGCCGGCCGGCACGAGCGGCGGGGCCCTCGAAAAAAGGCAAGTCGTTCGCCATCGGCCGGGTCGGCATGAAGCAACTGACGCAGTTCACGCGTCAGATGTCCACGCTTCAGGACGCCGGCCTTCCGATTCTGCGAAGCCTTCGGATTCTCGAAGGCCAGGCGAAGCCCGGCGTCTTGAAAAACGCCTTACAGGACATCATCGAGGACGTCGAGGCGGGATCGACGCTGTCGGAAGCCATGGAGAAGCACCCGAAAGCGTTCGACCGGTTGTACGTGTACACGGTCCGCGCTGGGGAGGCGGGCGGTGTCCTGGACCAGATCCTGCAGAAACTGGCGGATTTCATGGAAAAGGCCGTCGCCCTCAAACGCCGTATCATCAGCGCGATGATCTATCCCGTCATGGTCATCAGCATTGCGATCATCATCCTTATTGCGATCATGAAATGGATTGTGCCGAAGTTTATTGATATCTTTGCGAAATTCAAGATTCCCCAATTGCCGCTCCCAACGAGGATCCTCGTCGGCTTCTCCCACTTCGTCGGAGGCTATTGGTACCTGCTGCTGTTGGTGCCGATCCTGCTCTGGGTGATCCTGCGGATGACGAAGGCGAGCCGGAAGGGGCAGTACATGCTCGACTGGGTGAAGATGCGGATACCGATTATCGGAAGCATCGTCAACCGGACGGCGATTGCAAGATTCGCACGCACGCTGGGGACTCTGATCTCCTCGGGCGTGCCGATCCTGGAAGCCCTGAACATCACCCGCGAAACGGTCGGCAATGCCGTCGTGTCGCAGGCGCTGGGCCAGGTCCACGATTCGATCCGCGAAGGCGAAAGCATCGCCGGGCCGCTGCGGCAGAGCGGCGTCGTGGATCCCATCGTGGTCAATATGGTCGACGTCGGCGAGGAAACCGGCGAACTGGACAAGATGCTCATCAAGGTGGCCGACACCTACGACGAAGAAGTGGACCACCTGGTCGGCAGTCTGATGAGCGCCATGGAGCCGTTGCTGGTCGTTTTGCTGGGCGCGATGATCGGATCGATTGTCATCGCGTTGTTCCTCCCGCTCGTCGAACTTATCAAACAGGTCGGGCAGGGTTGAGCAACCGGGGGGCGAGGAGCGCCGGATGGCGGCTCGAAGGAAAACTCGGGGCTTCACGCTGGTCGAACTGATGATCGTCGTCGCCATCATCGGCCTGCTTATCACGCTTCTGGTGCCGGCCGTCACCAAGGCCACCGCAATCATCATCACCATCAATACCAAAAGGATCATCGAGAAGGAGATCCCGTTGGGGCTGGAGGCGTTTCGGAACGATTTTGGGTGCTATCCCCCCAGCAAGCCGTACATACTCGGGGACACGACCACCGGCCGCTTGCCGGACGGCGCCTCCAACCTCGTGTACTACCTGCGTGGGCCCGCGGCGAGGGGGTGGGGGACCACCGCGGGCGGCCGGATGCCGTTTGACGACCGCCGCCCCACGAGAGTTTACGGACCCTATTACGAGGCCGAGGAATCGCGTGTGGTCTATTTTGATGATGCGGACAAAACGGTGGCGGGCTTCACGGACGCCTTCCAACCGGTCGGCCTTCGGGACAATGTGGTGGTCGGAAGAATCCTCTATTTCCGGGCGTCTCCTGGAGCCACCCCCCTCATTTGGACCTTCGCCTGGACCGACAACCAGGACCCGGCCAATCCGGACCCCACCAAGCAGGCCTTCATGGGGTACACGAGTGCGGCCAACTTCGCCAGCACCAACAGCGTCGCGGGCGGGATGAAGCGGTATCTGCTCGTCTCGCCGGGGTTTGACCGGCGGTATGGTCTGGTTTATAAACGCAAGGAAACGGATGGGGGGGGGATTGTTCCCGTCACCGCCGGGACCGAGGAGGGGATGACCTGTGACGACATCCCGTACGCGCGCTAGCGCCGCGCCGGCCGAAAGGAGAGGACTGCCATGAAAACAGCGGCTCCGGTGAAACGCGGGTTCACGCTGATCGAACTGCTCGTCGTGATGGGTATCATCGGCCTGCTGGTCATGCTCCTCATGCCGGTGGTGAACTATGCCGTTGTGGTGGCCCAGGGGGTGACGACGGGCAACACCATCAAGCGCATCGAAGCAGGATTGGCGGGGTTTTATGGGGATTTCGGCGTCTATCCGCCCAGCGACGCCCTGCATGAGACGCTCACAAGTAGGACAGCGTTCGGCTACAAAAACCTCGCCATCGGCCTGAGCGGGCCGGAAGGCACCGGCTGGGGAACCGGTTCGGTCCCCAACAAGATGCCGTTTGGCGGGACCAGCGCGGAGAAGTTCGGGCCCTACTTCGAGGGCGGCGGCATCGCGTCCATTGACGATGCCTTCAAGCCCGCCAGGCCGATCCTCTATTTCCGTTACGAGCAATCCGGCGACCCGGAGGCGACGGACCCCGCCAATGCCGTTTACGACTTCAACGACAACAAGGCAACAGACCTCGCCAAGGGAGAAGACGGATTCACCAACCAGGGCAACCTCATGATGCTGCTCAGGCGCCAAGGGACCTACCAGTACGTGCGGCGCGACTACGCCCTGATCTCGGCCGGGCCGGACCGCGTGTTCGGATACCGGGTTGGGCCGGACGCGAACGGAGTCTATACCTTTGTGAATCCGAGCCCGGCGATTCGGCCGCTCGCGACCGCGTACACGGTGGCAGGAACCTATTGTGATGACCTCGCGAATTTCAAATACGAGCAGTACTAGTCTCAGGACCGGCGGGATCGCCGCGTTCCCCCCACGAGTCCGCCGGGGCGGGCGCGCCTTCACCCTGGTTGAACTGATTACGGTGATGGCGATTATGGCGATCCTCATGGCGATGATCGTCGGCGTGGCGCCGCGGATTCAGGACGCCTGGCGGGCCCGGCTCACGCGAACGCGGCTTCAGACCATCGTGGCCGCCCTCCAAGCCTATGCCGAGGATTACAGCGGCAAGTTCCCCTATACCGAGGACAAGGACGGGATCATGGCCGTCGTGGATGCGGCGTCGCTGGGCATCAACCTGAGCGACGTGCCCGAGGAGTACAAGAAGGAGGCCCTCCTGTACGCCGCCCTCACGAGCGCGAGGCGCCATGGGCCCTATTACAAGGGCGCCGGCGGACAAACGGTGGTTCGAAAGGGGACCGGCGACAAAGAGTTCAACCTGTTCGCGGACGGCTGGGAGCGCCCGATTCGGTACGAGTACACGACGGCGACCGGCCTCCTAGTCCGGTCTCTCGGTAAGGACGGCGCAACGGGTGGAGACGACATTGGTTACTTCGTTTTTCAGAACTGAAGCACGGGAATGTGGTCGGACGAGGTTGCCGGCCGATGGGCGGGCCCCGCGGGGGTTTACGCTGACGGAACTTCTGGCGGTCCTCGCCATCGTGCTCATCGTGGTGGCCGGCAGCATCAGCGTCTGGTTGGCGATGGCTGGGGCCGTCGCACCGGGGCAGGCGACGGCCGTCGTTCAGGCCATGTTGGTCGGCGCACGCGACTATGCCGTGTCGAACGGCGTGATGACGCGCGTCGTGTTCGAGAACAGCCTCGCCAACGTCGAGAACGTTGAGAACGGCACGACGATGTATCTGGAGTATGACACGAATCCGAATCCGATGACGGTCTTATGGAGTCGGGTTCCGAGGCGGGGTTCCCTGAACGCCGGCAGGCAGGTCTTCGTTCTGACGGGCGCGCCGGACCTTCCGTCGGCTCCGTCGGTGGCCGCCGACGCCACGAAACCGGACCCTTCGGTCGTGGCGGATTGGCAAACGTATCGCGACACGGTGGCCAAGAAAGTGGCCCAGCACGCCTTCACGAATGTCAACGCCGCGGGGTACCTGGAGACCGACGCCGACTTCAAGAGCACCCAGGCCAAGTTTTACGTGACGTTTGATGCGGCGGGAACGCTGTCGGTGGACCCGGCGACCCCGCTTTTGCTCACGATCGTTCAAGTTGCGGGTGCCGGACGCCGCGTGGGCGAGTACCAATTCTACCTCCTGAACGCCAACACGGGGACGCAACTGGTGTTCGAGTAGCACTACTACACGGTGTTCTTCAACGCAGAGATCGCCGAGAACGCAGAGAACTGCAAAGATAGGGGAACGGCAAGCAACATGTTTTGTGAACCGCTGGCGGAAGTTGCCTTGCCTGTTGTTACTCAATCCTCCCTCTGCGGCCTCTGCGCTCTCTGCGTTGAGATAGCGTTGTAGAACTAACTGAAGTGTCTGGAGAAACCAGCAGCCAGGGAGGAACCTGGCTGTTTCCACTGGCGCGGGGCGGGGTGCGGTGCACGAACTTTCGCTGGCCCAAGCGATCTGGCGGCAGGTGACCCGTGAAATGGAAAGTCACCCGCGAGGCCGCCTGGCCGCCCTGACTGTCGTCGTGGGAACGTTCAGCGGAGCGGACCCGGAATCGCTCGAATTCGCGATGCGGCTGGTGGTGGAGGAATCGGCTTGGCCGACCGCGGAGGTGCGAATCCGCACCGAGCCCGTCGCCTTGAAGTGCCGGGCCTGCGGCCGCGCCTACGAAACCGAGACGCTCAACCTGGCGTGCCCGGACTGCGGCGGATTCGACGTCGAAGTGACGGGCGGCCGCGACTTGCGACTGGAATCCTTGGAGGTCGTCCAGGACGATGAGGCGCGAGATTCGTCTTGAAAAGAAAGTGGTGTCGGCGAACGACCGGCTGGCGAAGCAACTGGCCGAGCGGTTCCGCGCGGCCGGGATTCTGGCCGTGAATCTGATGAGCAGCCCGGGCGCCGGCAAGACGAGCCTCCTGGAGGAGACGTCGCGCCGGCTGGGCGGCGAACTGCGTCTGGCGGCGATCGAGGGAGATCTGGCGACGGACCGCGACGCCCTACGCCTCCGCCGGGCCGGGATGGCCGCGCGGCAGATCAACACGGGGCAGGGGTGTCACCTGAGCGCCGTCCAGGTGGCTGAGGCGCTCGAGGCTTTCGACGGCCCGGGCCGGCCGATCAACCTGGATTCGCTCGACGTGCTTTTCATCGAGAATGTGGGGAACCTTGTGTGCCCGGCGCAGTTTGACCTGGGGGAGCGCCGCCGCGTGGTCGTCGCCAGTACGCCGGAAGGCGACGACAAGCCGATCAAGTACCCCGTGGTGTTCCACACGGCGGACTGTGTGGTGCTGAACAAGACGGACCTTCTGGAGGCGACCGGCTTTTCGTGCGAGGCATTTCGGCAGTATGTCCGCGGCCTGGCGCCGAAGGCCCGGATTCTCGAACTCTCGTGTCGGACCGGCGAGGGGCTTGAGGCGTGGTTGGACTGGCTGCGGGCGGAACGGGCGGCGGCGAAAAAAGATTGACGCCATGCCCAGGAATTTCTTGGGTTGACGCCCGCCGGTCGGTATAATGGGGACGAACTGGTTCAGGAGGGCGTGCGATGGAATTCCTGTCGTTTTACATGCCGGGCCCATGGGAGATCATCATCATTGCCGTGGTCGCGCTGCTGTTGTTCGGCCGCCGGCTGCCGGAGGTGGGCCGAAGCCTCGGCCGCGGCATCGTGGAATTCAAGAAGGGCCTGCGCGGCGTCGAGGACGAACTCAACCAGGCGGGCCAGAACGACAAGTCTGACAAGACTCCGCCGTCCCAGGGCTAGCCTGACCGCGGCGCCGGCTGAGTTTGCCAATGGGCAGGCTCTCAGCCTGCATGCCCGGT
This portion of the Planctomycetota bacterium genome encodes:
- a CDS encoding twin-arginine translocase TatA/TatE family subunit; this encodes MEFLSFYMPGPWEIIIIAVVALLLFGRRLPEVGRSLGRGIVEFKKGLRGVEDELNQAGQNDKSDKTPPSQG
- the hypB gene encoding hydrogenase nickel incorporation protein HypB; the protein is MRREIRLEKKVVSANDRLAKQLAERFRAAGILAVNLMSSPGAGKTSLLEETSRRLGGELRLAAIEGDLATDRDALRLRRAGMAARQINTGQGCHLSAVQVAEALEAFDGPGRPINLDSLDVLFIENVGNLVCPAQFDLGERRRVVVASTPEGDDKPIKYPVVFHTADCVVLNKTDLLEATGFSCEAFRQYVRGLAPKARILELSCRTGEGLEAWLDWLRAERAAAKKD